The window AGGAGATCTCCCCGATCGAGGACTTCTCCGGGTCGATGTCCCTGACATTCCGCGACCACCGCTTCGAGCCTCCCAAGAACTCGATCGACGAGTGCAAGGAGCGCGACTTCACGTACGCCGCCCCGCTCTTCGTCACGGCCGAGTTCACCAACAACGAGACCGGCGAGATCAAGTCCCAGACGGTCTTCATGGGCGATTTCCCGCTCATGACCAACAAGGGCACCTTCGTCATCAACGGCACCGAGCGTGTCGTCGTGACGCAGCTGGTCCGTTCGCCGGGTGTCTACTTCGACTCCTCCATCGACAAGACGTCCGACAAGGACATCTTCTCGGTCAAGGTCATCCCCTCCCGGGGTGCCTGGCTGGAGATGGAGATCGACAAGCGCGACATGGTCGGTGTCCGCATCGACCGCAAGCGCAAGCAGTCCGTCACCGTTCTCCTGAAGGCTCTCGGCTGGACGACCGAGCAGATCCTCGAGGAGTTCGGCGAGTACGAGTCCATGCGCGCCACCCTGGAGAAGGACCACACCCAGGGCCAGGACGACGCACTGCTCGACATCTACCGCAAGCTGCGTCCGGGCGAGCCCCCGACCCGTGAGGCCGCGCAGACGCTTCTGGAGAACCTCTACTTCAACCCGAAGCGCTACGACCTCGCCAACGTCGGCCGTTACAAGGTCAACAAGAAGCTGGGCAGCGAGGCCCCGCTGGACGCCGGGATCCTGACCGTCGAAGACATCATCGAGACGATCAAGTACCTGGTGAAGCTGCACGCCGGTGAGACCGAGACCGTTGGTCCCAACGGCGCCTCGATCGTCGTCGAGACCGACGACATCGACCACTTCGGCAACCGTCGTCTGCGCAACGTCGGCGAGCTCATCCAGAACCAGGTCCGTACGGGTCTGGCGCGTATGGAGCGTGTCGTCCGCGAGCGGATGACGACTCAGGACGTCGAGGCGATCACGCCGCAGACCCTGATCAACATCCGGCCGGTCGTCGCCTCCATCAAGGAGTTCTTCGGCACCAGCCAGCTGTCGCAGTTCATGGACCAGAACAACCCGCTGTCGGGCCTGACGCACAAGCGTCGTCTCAACGCGCTCGGCCCGGGTGGTCTGTCCCGTGAGCGGGCCGGCTTCGAAGTCCGTGACGTGCACCCCTCGCACTACGGCCGCATGTGTCCGATCGAGACCCCCGAAGGCCCGAACATCGGCCTGATCGGCTCGCTCGCCTCCTACGGCCGGATCAACGCGTTCGGTTTCGTCGAGACGCCGTACCGCAAGGTCGTCGAGGGTCAGGTCACCGACGACGTCGACTACCTCACCGCCGACGAGGAGGACCGGTTCGTCATCGCGCAGGCCAACGCCTCGCTCAATGACGACATGCGCTTCGACGAGGCTCGTGTCCTGGTCCGCCGTCGTGGCGGAGAGGTCGACTACGTCCCCGGTGACGACGTCGACTACATGGACGTCTCCCCGCGCCAGATGGTGTCCGTCGCGACCGCGATGATCCCCTTCCTGGAGCACGACGACGCCAACCGTGCCCTCATGGGCGCGAACATGATGCGCCAGGCCGTGCCGCTGATCACCGCCGAGGCCCCCCTCGTCGGTACGGGCATGGAGTACCGCTGCGCCGTCGACGCCGGTGACGTCATCAAGGCCGAGAAGGCGGGTGTCGTCCAGGAGGTGTCCGCGGACTACATCACCGTCGCCAACGACGACGGCACGTACACCACGTACCGCGTCGCCAAGTTCTCGCGCTCCAACCAGGGCACCTCGGTCAACCAGAAGGTGATCGTCGACGAGGGCGACCGGGTCGTCGAGAACCAGGTTCTCGCCGACGGTCCGGCCACCCAGGAAGGCGAGATGGCGCTGGGCAAGAACCTGCTCGTCGCCTTCATGCCGTGGGAGGGTCACAACTACGAGGACGCGATCATCCTGTCGCAGCGCCTCGTCCAGGACGACGTCCTCTCCTCGATCCACATCGAGGAGCACGAGGTCGACGCCCGTGACACCAAGCTCGGCCCCGAGGAGATCACCCGGGACATCCCGAACGTCTCCGAGGAGGTCCTGGCCGACCTCGACGAGCGCGGCATCATCCGCATCGGTGCCGAGGTCGTCGCCGGCGACATCCTGGTCGGCAAGGTCACGCCCAAGGGTGAGACCGAGCTGACCCCGGAGGAGCGCCTGCTCCGCGCGATCTTCGGTGAGAAGGCGCGCGAGGTGCGCGACACCTCGCTGAAGGTGCCGCACGGCGAGATCGGCAAGGTCATCGGCGTCCGCGTCTTCGACCGTGAGGAGGGCGACGAGCTTCCCCCCGGTGTGAACCAGCTGGTGCGCGTGTACGTGGCGCAGAAGCGCAAGATCACCGACGGTGACAAGCTCGCCGGCCGTCACGGCAACAAGGGCGTCATCTCCAAGATCCTGCCGATCGAGGACATGCCGTTCCTGGAGGACGGCACCCCGGTCGACATCATCCTCAACCCGCTGGGTGTCCCGTCCCGAATGAACCCGGGACAGGTCCTGGAGATCCACCTCGGCTGGCTCGCCAGCCGCGGCTGGGACGTCTCCGGTCTGGCGGACGACTGGGCGCAGCGCCTGCAGTCCATCGAGGCCGACAAGGTCGACCCCGGCACGAACGTCGCCACCCCCGTCTTCGACGGTGCGCGTGAGGACGAGCTGGCCGGTCTGCTGCAGCACACCATCCCGAACCGCGACGGCGAGCGCATGGTGCTCCCCACCGGTAAGGCGCCTCTGTTCGACGGCCGCTCCGGCGAGCCGTTCCCGGAGCCGATCTCGGTCGGCTACATGTACATCCTCAAGCTCCACCACCTGGTCGACGACAAGCTCCACGCCCGCTCGACCGGTCCGTACTCGATGATCACCCAGCAGCCGCTGGGTGGTAAGGCCCAGTTCGGTGGCCAGCGATTCGGTGAGATGGAGGTGTGGGCGCTGGAGGCTTATGGCGCCGCTTACGCCCTCCAGGAACTGCTGACCATCAAGTCCGACGACGTGACCGGCCGCGTGAAGGTCTACGAGGCCATCGTCAAGGGCGAGAACATCCCCGAGCCCGGCATTCCCGAGTCCTTCAAGGTGCTCATCAAGGAAATGCAGTCGCTCTGCCTCAACGTGGAGGTGCTGTCCTCGGACGGCATGTCCATCGAGATGCGCGACACGGACGAGGACGTCTTCCGCGCCGCGGAGGAGCTCGGTATCGACCTGTCCCGGCGTGAGCCGAGCAGCGTCGAAGAGGTCTGACGGGTCTGGCCGGGGCTTCCTGAAAACGAGCCCCGGCTAACCCCGGACCCCAGTCAGACCAGTGAAGAATCGACCCCGAAAGAGGGATTGACGACAAGTGCTCGACGTCAACTTCTTCGACGAGCTGCGGATCGGCCTTGCTACCGCTGACGACATTCGTCAGTGGTCACACGGTGAGGTCAAGAAGCCGGAGACCATCAACTACCGCACCCTCAAGCCCGAAAAGGACGGACTCTTCTGCGAGAAGATCTTCGGTCCGACCCGGGACTGGGAGTGCTACTGCGGCAAGTACAAGCGTGTCCGCTTCAAGGGCATCATCTGCGAGCGCTGCGGCGTCGAGGTCACTCGCGCCAAGGTGCGTCGTGAGCGGATGGGCCACATCGAACTGGCCGCTCCCGTCACCCACATCTGGTACTTCAAGGGCGTTCCGTCGCGGCTGGGCTACCTGCTCGACCTCGCCCCGAAGGACCTCGAGAAGGTCATCTACTTCGCCGCGTACATGATCACGTACGTGGACGACGAGCGTCGTACCCGCGACCTGCCGTCGCTGGAGGCTCACGTCTCCGTCGAGCGTCAGCAGATCGAGAACCGGCGCGACGCCGACCTCGAGACCCGCGCCAAGAAGCTCGAGACCGACCTGGCCGAGCTCGAGGCCGAGGGCGCCAAGGCCGACGTACGCCGCAAGGTGCGCGAAGGTGCCGAGCGTGAGATGAAGCAGCTGCGTGACCGTTCGCAGCGCGAGATCGACCGTCTCGACGAGGTGTGGACCCGATTCAAGAACCTCAAGGTCCAGGACCTGGAGGGTGACGAGCTCCTCTACCGCGAGCTGCGTGACCGCTTCGGGACCTACTTCGACGGCTCCATGGGTGCGGCTGCCCTGCAGAAGCGCCTGGAGTCCTTCG is drawn from Streptomyces liliifuscus and contains these coding sequences:
- the rpoB gene encoding DNA-directed RNA polymerase subunit beta, with protein sequence MAASRTASANTNNGASTAPLRISFAKIKEPLEVPNLLALQTESFDWLLGNDAWKARVEAALDSGQDVPTKSGLEEIFEEISPIEDFSGSMSLTFRDHRFEPPKNSIDECKERDFTYAAPLFVTAEFTNNETGEIKSQTVFMGDFPLMTNKGTFVINGTERVVVTQLVRSPGVYFDSSIDKTSDKDIFSVKVIPSRGAWLEMEIDKRDMVGVRIDRKRKQSVTVLLKALGWTTEQILEEFGEYESMRATLEKDHTQGQDDALLDIYRKLRPGEPPTREAAQTLLENLYFNPKRYDLANVGRYKVNKKLGSEAPLDAGILTVEDIIETIKYLVKLHAGETETVGPNGASIVVETDDIDHFGNRRLRNVGELIQNQVRTGLARMERVVRERMTTQDVEAITPQTLINIRPVVASIKEFFGTSQLSQFMDQNNPLSGLTHKRRLNALGPGGLSRERAGFEVRDVHPSHYGRMCPIETPEGPNIGLIGSLASYGRINAFGFVETPYRKVVEGQVTDDVDYLTADEEDRFVIAQANASLNDDMRFDEARVLVRRRGGEVDYVPGDDVDYMDVSPRQMVSVATAMIPFLEHDDANRALMGANMMRQAVPLITAEAPLVGTGMEYRCAVDAGDVIKAEKAGVVQEVSADYITVANDDGTYTTYRVAKFSRSNQGTSVNQKVIVDEGDRVVENQVLADGPATQEGEMALGKNLLVAFMPWEGHNYEDAIILSQRLVQDDVLSSIHIEEHEVDARDTKLGPEEITRDIPNVSEEVLADLDERGIIRIGAEVVAGDILVGKVTPKGETELTPEERLLRAIFGEKAREVRDTSLKVPHGEIGKVIGVRVFDREEGDELPPGVNQLVRVYVAQKRKITDGDKLAGRHGNKGVISKILPIEDMPFLEDGTPVDIILNPLGVPSRMNPGQVLEIHLGWLASRGWDVSGLADDWAQRLQSIEADKVDPGTNVATPVFDGAREDELAGLLQHTIPNRDGERMVLPTGKAPLFDGRSGEPFPEPISVGYMYILKLHHLVDDKLHARSTGPYSMITQQPLGGKAQFGGQRFGEMEVWALEAYGAAYALQELLTIKSDDVTGRVKVYEAIVKGENIPEPGIPESFKVLIKEMQSLCLNVEVLSSDGMSIEMRDTDEDVFRAAEELGIDLSRREPSSVEEV